The proteins below are encoded in one region of Geobacter sp.:
- a CDS encoding DUF302 domain-containing protein, with protein sequence MAMHTRYAFGKTVQSSFYETEAKVREELLKEGFGILTEIDVRQKFKEKLGRDFRNYIILGACNPALAWEAISREPNIGTLLPCNVVVYDDSDGKTVVMVMDPVAALSMIDNPEIAELAQKVKQKMERVLSAL encoded by the coding sequence ATGGCCATGCATACCCGCTATGCCTTTGGAAAAACCGTGCAATCCTCTTTCTACGAGACAGAAGCGAAGGTCCGGGAAGAACTGCTCAAGGAAGGTTTTGGCATCCTTACGGAAATCGACGTGCGACAAAAGTTCAAGGAAAAGTTGGGCAGAGATTTCCGTAACTACATCATACTCGGCGCCTGCAACCCGGCCCTTGCGTGGGAAGCAATCAGCCGGGAACCCAATATCGGCACCTTGCTCCCCTGCAACGTGGTTGTGTATGATGACAGTGACGGCAAAACGGTTGTCATGGTCATGGACCCCGTGGCAGCGCTCTCCATGATCGATAACCCTGAAATAGCGGAGCTTGCGCAAAAGGTGAAACAGAAGATGGAACGGGTATTGTCAGCACTATGA
- a CDS encoding response regulator: MTGRILIVEDDETFRSFVQTILEDEGYEVSIACDGREGSQKLAKEGYDLVISDLKMPGKSGLELFRETRQDPGPPQFILLTAYGTVDEAVAAMKEGVVDFLTKPLSAPEALLTLVKRIIESQERNRELLALKASETVGLPPEELIFAGQAMQKVRKLVLDVAGTTANVLIYGESGTGKELIARIIHLLSPRSKASFVPLNCAAIPENLLESELFGHEKGAFTGAIQARQGKFELARGGTIFLDEIGEMPLPLQAKLLRVLQERAFERVGGNKEIKADVRVIAATNRNLQLEVAERRFREDLYYRLNVFPLQLPPLRERSDAIPLLADYFLERFSLQIGKKLKGAEAGVFDAMARYAWPGNVRELQNIMERAVILAQGVVRCANLPDALVHATLPASMDSREALKSTERELIIRALEKHRGNRRLTAEELGISRRTLQYKLKEFGLLDNPE; the protein is encoded by the coding sequence ATGACGGGACGCATTCTGATTGTTGAGGACGATGAGACCTTCCGCAGCTTCGTGCAGACGATCCTGGAGGATGAGGGGTATGAGGTCTCCATTGCCTGCGATGGCCGTGAAGGATCACAAAAGCTCGCCAAAGAGGGTTATGACCTTGTCATCTCTGACCTCAAAATGCCTGGCAAGAGTGGGCTTGAGCTGTTCCGTGAAACCAGGCAGGACCCCGGTCCGCCGCAGTTCATTCTGCTGACTGCCTACGGAACGGTAGATGAAGCGGTTGCAGCCATGAAAGAAGGAGTAGTCGATTTCCTCACCAAACCTCTTTCGGCACCGGAAGCGCTACTCACCCTTGTCAAACGGATAATCGAAAGCCAGGAGCGAAACCGGGAGCTCCTCGCCTTGAAGGCATCGGAAACCGTAGGGCTCCCGCCCGAAGAGCTGATCTTTGCCGGGCAGGCTATGCAGAAAGTCCGCAAACTGGTGCTCGATGTGGCCGGTACTACTGCCAATGTGCTTATCTACGGCGAAAGCGGCACTGGCAAGGAGCTGATAGCCCGGATCATTCACCTCCTGAGCCCTCGAAGCAAAGCCAGCTTTGTCCCGCTGAACTGTGCCGCCATCCCGGAGAACCTGCTGGAAAGCGAGCTGTTTGGCCATGAAAAGGGAGCATTCACCGGGGCGATCCAGGCACGTCAGGGAAAGTTCGAACTGGCCAGGGGTGGGACCATCTTTCTGGATGAAATCGGGGAAATGCCCCTGCCGCTGCAGGCAAAGCTGCTGCGCGTCCTTCAGGAACGGGCTTTCGAACGCGTTGGCGGCAACAAGGAGATAAAGGCCGATGTGCGGGTCATTGCCGCCACGAACCGCAACCTGCAGCTTGAAGTAGCAGAGCGGCGGTTTCGCGAAGACCTCTACTACCGGCTGAATGTCTTTCCGCTTCAACTCCCACCCCTCAGGGAACGTAGCGATGCGATCCCCCTGCTGGCAGATTATTTTCTCGAACGTTTCAGCCTGCAGATCGGCAAGAAGCTGAAAGGTGCTGAAGCCGGAGTATTCGATGCTATGGCCCGGTATGCCTGGCCGGGCAATGTCCGCGAGCTCCAGAATATCATGGAACGGGCAGTTATCCTGGCGCAGGGGGTTGTCAGGTGTGCAAATCTGCCAGATGCCCTCGTGCATGCGACTCTGCCGGCCAGCATGGACAGCAGGGAGGCACTGAAATCGACGGAGCGGGAGCTGATAATCAGGGCACTGGAAAAACACCGGGGCAATCGCCGCCTGACCGCA
- a CDS encoding histidine kinase: MLKKILLLCGLCITLVLLWFAISNYRAAFPIAEENLRGMALSITAAVENIAAHDPSLHLLDTLHPKDLAFLAIVDQSGIFRFHTNADLIGSRESDSRSRAVLLKGEAIERRVTLGTGEKAYEFISPLHIAGKPLILRLTLHTYRADAVIRQAELNMFILLSLLLAGWVLSALIYRYAVREEMHHLAMARQESLARLGEMGAMLAHEIRNPLGGIKGFAQVIEKRPTDERNRGFAQRIVAETLRLEALVNNLLAYSRTDRLAPTVLRLDELIAHTVSLIRPEAEEQQIAIFSDCPEGLQIQGDRDRLGQVLLNLAKNAIQAMPEGGSLNLVAAASAMAVTIAVSDSGQGIEADIMDRIFEPFFTTRSKGTGLGLALCKKIVEEHSGTIGVKSVTGQGTTISITLPARLP, encoded by the coding sequence ATGCTGAAAAAAATCCTGCTCCTTTGCGGACTCTGCATTACGCTGGTCCTCCTCTGGTTTGCCATAAGCAACTATCGGGCGGCTTTTCCCATTGCCGAGGAGAACCTCCGTGGTATGGCCCTGTCAATCACGGCAGCAGTGGAAAATATTGCCGCTCACGATCCATCCCTTCATTTACTCGACACCTTGCACCCCAAAGACCTCGCGTTTCTGGCCATAGTCGACCAGAGCGGGATCTTTCGCTTCCATACCAATGCCGACCTGATCGGATCGCGAGAAAGTGATTCCCGCTCCCGTGCGGTGCTGCTCAAAGGAGAAGCGATCGAGCGCCGGGTTACGCTGGGGACTGGCGAAAAGGCCTATGAATTTATCTCTCCGTTGCATATAGCCGGCAAGCCTCTGATTTTGCGACTCACCCTGCACACCTATCGAGCCGATGCGGTTATCCGTCAGGCAGAACTGAACATGTTCATCCTTTTGTCGCTGCTGCTGGCAGGATGGGTCTTGTCGGCCCTCATCTATCGCTACGCCGTGCGTGAGGAGATGCACCATCTGGCCATGGCGAGGCAGGAAAGTCTGGCCCGTCTCGGTGAGATGGGGGCCATGCTTGCCCACGAGATCAGAAATCCTCTGGGCGGCATCAAGGGATTCGCCCAGGTCATCGAGAAGAGACCGACAGATGAGCGCAACAGGGGCTTTGCACAGCGGATAGTCGCAGAAACCCTCCGCTTGGAAGCCCTGGTAAACAACCTCCTCGCCTACTCCCGGACAGACCGTTTGGCACCGACGGTGTTGCGCCTTGACGAGCTGATCGCGCATACGGTCTCCCTCATCCGCCCTGAAGCTGAAGAACAGCAGATCGCGATTTTCAGCGATTGTCCAGAAGGATTGCAGATCCAGGGCGACCGCGACCGGCTTGGCCAGGTCCTGCTCAATCTTGCGAAAAATGCCATTCAGGCTATGCCGGAGGGGGGGAGTCTGAATCTGGTGGCTGCAGCATCGGCCATGGCTGTCACCATTGCCGTGAGCGACTCCGGGCAGGGGATCGAGGCGGATATAATGGACAGGATATTTGAGCCGTTCTTCACCACCAGGTCCAAGGGAACCGGCCTGGGGTTGGCTCTCTGTAAAAAGATCGTGGAAGAACACAGCGGCACGATCGGCGTGAAGAGCGTTACAGGGCAAGGCACCACGATCTCCATAACCCTTCCCGCACGATTGCCGTAA